From the Psychrobacillus sp. FSL K6-4046 genome, one window contains:
- a CDS encoding ATP-dependent DNA helicase codes for MKQALPFKLSKDRSFFESLGDWMGDVLYDELPEKGFECRDEQIFMAYQIEKALKEKNVLFAEAGVGTGKTIAYLLPAISYARYTGKPALIACADETLIEQLVKEAGDIFKLQNYLDIKIDVRLAKSRNQYLCLKRLEEAQKNGENDFFIEEIEDGVPDFVYGSASLQSIFPFGERSQFPGVSDVDWQKVNFHPTQQCTVCDLRNRCGQTIHRQHYRESSDLIICSHDFLMEHLWTKDSRIREGQLPFLPEVSMIVLDEGHLLEFAAQKALTYEVQSETLIRLLERVMVDGVREKTLNLMEILQNTHEKIFSVLRVGSVTEETERMKIDKSPQLMQLCKQAIKITDDLLEEFVFESELFTIPEYELRMVEEFLEQYSFSLRLFTEKGDGVEWLEIIDGYETLIIMPRLVTDILNEKLFSTKLPVIFSSATLSIEKDFTYLADSLGIEKYQSFSVPSPFDYDEVMKVTAHHVSQVEKVQETDKILDSTSQTLILFKSKAAMDHFRASTQAKDIAFEGDRELSTIVKEFQNGEFSTLCSYHLWEGLDLPKEALTRVIIYDLPFPPVDPLFDAKRSFSNDPFEEVELPFMLLRLQQGIGRLIRTSDDHGEIHLLLNESEALIEDRFARILPTTISNE; via the coding sequence ATGAAGCAAGCTTTACCATTTAAATTATCTAAGGACCGTTCTTTCTTTGAATCATTAGGAGACTGGATGGGAGACGTTTTATACGATGAATTACCCGAAAAAGGATTTGAATGTCGTGATGAGCAAATTTTCATGGCTTATCAAATTGAAAAAGCTTTAAAAGAGAAAAATGTCTTGTTTGCAGAGGCTGGAGTAGGTACAGGAAAGACGATAGCTTATCTACTACCTGCTATTTCTTATGCGAGATATACTGGAAAACCAGCACTTATCGCCTGCGCTGATGAAACACTAATAGAGCAGCTAGTAAAAGAGGCTGGCGATATTTTTAAGTTACAAAATTATTTAGATATAAAAATAGATGTGAGATTAGCTAAATCACGCAATCAGTATTTGTGTCTTAAAAGACTAGAAGAGGCTCAAAAAAATGGAGAGAATGACTTCTTCATAGAAGAAATTGAAGATGGTGTTCCTGATTTTGTTTATGGTTCTGCTTCTCTACAAAGCATATTTCCTTTTGGTGAAAGAAGCCAGTTTCCTGGAGTTTCGGATGTAGATTGGCAAAAAGTTAACTTCCATCCTACTCAACAATGTACAGTTTGTGATTTACGCAATCGATGTGGGCAAACTATTCACCGTCAACATTACCGGGAATCATCTGATTTAATCATCTGCTCGCATGACTTTTTAATGGAGCATCTTTGGACAAAAGACTCTCGCATTCGTGAAGGGCAGCTACCTTTTTTACCTGAAGTCTCTATGATTGTACTGGATGAAGGACATCTGTTAGAATTTGCAGCTCAAAAAGCACTTACATATGAAGTGCAGAGTGAAACACTGATCCGTTTACTAGAACGGGTGATGGTTGACGGGGTCCGAGAAAAAACGTTAAATCTTATGGAAATACTTCAAAATACACATGAGAAAATTTTTAGTGTATTAAGAGTGGGAAGTGTTACTGAGGAAACCGAACGTATGAAAATTGATAAGTCACCTCAACTAATGCAGCTATGTAAGCAGGCGATTAAAATTACAGACGACTTGCTTGAGGAATTTGTATTTGAATCGGAACTGTTTACGATTCCAGAATATGAGCTAAGAATGGTAGAAGAATTTTTAGAGCAGTATTCATTCTCGCTAAGGCTGTTTACAGAAAAAGGTGATGGCGTTGAATGGCTAGAAATAATCGATGGCTATGAAACACTTATTATTATGCCAAGGCTAGTAACGGATATTTTAAATGAAAAGCTATTTAGTACTAAACTGCCTGTCATTTTTTCTTCTGCAACTTTATCCATAGAAAAAGATTTTACTTATTTGGCAGATTCTTTAGGAATTGAGAAGTATCAATCATTTTCTGTACCATCACCATTCGACTATGATGAGGTTATGAAAGTTACAGCTCATCATGTTAGTCAAGTAGAAAAAGTTCAAGAAACAGATAAGATATTGGATTCTACTAGTCAAACCCTCATTTTGTTTAAGTCTAAAGCTGCGATGGATCATTTTAGAGCATCGACTCAAGCCAAGGACATTGCTTTTGAAGGGGACCGTGAGCTTTCGACTATTGTAAAGGAATTTCAAAATGGAGAATTCTCTACGCTTTGTTCTTATCATTTATGGGAAGGCTTAGACTTACCTAAAGAAGCTTTAACTCGAGTAATTATCTATGATCTGCCATTCCCACCTGTAGATCCTTTATTCGATGCAAAACGTTCGTTTTCTAACGATCCCTTTGAAGAAGTAGAATTACCGTTTATGCTGCTTCGACTTCAACAGGGAATAGGACGTCTTATCCGTACGTCTGATGATCACGGTGAAATACACCTTCTTCTAAATGAGTCTGAAGCGTTAATAGAAGATCGCTTTGCACGTATCTTACCTACAACCATTTCAAATGAATAG
- a CDS encoding class I SAM-dependent RNA methyltransferase: MTTFKLVATAAMGLEAIVAEEVKALGYETTTENGKVYFEGDERAIARANTWLRVADRVKIVAAQFPARTFDQLFENTKAIQWEKFLPVDAAFPVQGKSVKSTLFSVPDCQAIVKKAIVERLKLAYKRIGFLDESGATYKIEISILKDVATITIDTSGAGLHKRGYRHGQGEAPLKETLAAALVKISKWSPNRPFVDPFCGSGTIPIEAAMIGQNIAPGFNRDFHSEAWAWMPQKIWDDVRNEAEDLADYDQPLEIIGSDIDHKMIQIAEQNSFESGFADLISFKQMQASDFSTDLMDGVMIGNPPYGERIGEIEEIEKAISDLGHMMEKYPSWSVYMLSSMENFENLYGRRATKKRKLFNGFIRTDYYQFWGKRS; encoded by the coding sequence ATGACAACATTTAAATTAGTAGCTACTGCTGCAATGGGGCTAGAGGCAATCGTTGCAGAAGAAGTAAAAGCACTAGGATATGAAACAACAACTGAAAACGGAAAGGTATATTTTGAAGGAGATGAAAGAGCAATTGCAAGAGCTAATACATGGCTACGAGTTGCAGACCGTGTAAAGATTGTAGCTGCTCAGTTTCCTGCCAGAACCTTTGATCAACTGTTTGAGAATACTAAAGCGATTCAATGGGAGAAGTTCCTCCCTGTAGATGCTGCTTTTCCTGTACAAGGCAAATCAGTCAAATCAACATTATTTAGTGTTCCTGATTGTCAGGCTATTGTTAAAAAAGCGATTGTAGAAAGATTAAAGCTAGCCTATAAACGAATTGGGTTTTTAGATGAGTCCGGGGCTACATACAAGATAGAAATTAGTATATTGAAGGATGTAGCGACTATTACCATTGATACTAGCGGAGCTGGACTGCATAAGCGCGGTTACCGACATGGTCAAGGGGAAGCACCTTTAAAAGAAACCTTAGCAGCAGCTTTAGTAAAAATCTCTAAATGGAGTCCCAATAGACCTTTTGTTGATCCTTTTTGTGGTTCCGGTACAATTCCAATTGAGGCAGCCATGATTGGGCAAAATATTGCTCCAGGATTTAACCGTGATTTTCATAGTGAGGCTTGGGCTTGGATGCCTCAAAAAATTTGGGATGATGTAAGAAATGAAGCTGAAGATTTAGCCGACTATGACCAACCTTTAGAAATAATTGGTTCAGATATTGATCATAAAATGATTCAAATTGCAGAGCAGAACTCTTTTGAATCAGGCTTTGCTGATTTAATCAGCTTTAAACAAATGCAGGCAAGCGACTTCTCTACGGACCTAATGGATGGCGTGATGATTGGTAATCCACCTTACGGAGAGCGTATAGGCGAAATTGAAGAAATTGAGAAAGCTATTAGTGACCTAGGACATATGATGGAAAAATATCCTTCTTGGTCAGTTTATATGTTATCTTCCATGGAGAATTTTGAAAATCTGTATGGTCGTAGAGCAACGAAGAAACGTAAATTGTTCAATGGGTTTATAAGAACAGATTACTATCAGTTTTGGGGTAAACGTTCATAA
- a CDS encoding EAL domain-containing protein: protein MKKEQHPESFSLYPKELVEKVFNSTTEGIMITDEHLKITLVNAAFQAVTGYSLEEVRDKTPSILKSGKQDKSFYDSMWKELDKKGIWQGEIWNRRKNSEVYPEHLKITRIQNELGETTHYFGVFSDISIKKSAEKEIKTLTSTDYLTGLPNRFSFNELFLQLIENSTPNSFSALLFIDLDRFKQVNASLGNEIGDRILVEFTKRVRHITPKDSILARYGGDEFLLALSHIKSHIDAGQIAIEIIKMLSKPFIIDDLEIYLTASIGISFFPQDGQEIDELIHKADKAMYFAKHNGRNQYAFYFEELKRDSKRLLLLEAELRKAIQANDFSVHYQPKVSLETKTIIGVEALVRWENDQVGTVSPAEFIPLAEETGLIIPLSELIIKKVCLDILEWRTLDISNISVSINIASIHFQQDNFIERINNLVMQYNCSPQQLELELTERTIMKDSNNIISKLIKLKSNGFKISIDDFGTGYSSLSYLNQFPINYLKIDRSFIQHITTLKDKQAIVESIILMSHRLNIKVVAEGVETKEQVEILREMNCDIIQGYYYSKPVPSKGLMDFLELWEIHKQEGKV, encoded by the coding sequence GTGAAAAAAGAGCAACATCCCGAAAGCTTTTCTTTGTACCCAAAAGAGCTAGTAGAGAAAGTATTTAATTCCACTACTGAGGGTATTATGATTACGGATGAACATTTAAAAATTACTTTAGTGAATGCTGCCTTTCAAGCGGTTACTGGATATAGCTTGGAGGAGGTTAGAGATAAAACTCCTAGCATATTAAAATCCGGAAAGCAGGACAAATCATTTTACGACTCCATGTGGAAAGAGTTAGACAAAAAAGGAATTTGGCAAGGTGAAATTTGGAACAGAAGGAAGAATAGTGAAGTATACCCTGAGCACTTAAAAATTACTAGAATTCAAAACGAACTAGGCGAAACTACACATTATTTTGGAGTGTTTTCTGATATTTCCATAAAAAAAAGTGCAGAAAAAGAAATAAAGACATTGACTTCAACGGATTATCTCACAGGTTTACCTAACAGGTTCTCTTTTAATGAATTGTTTTTACAGTTAATTGAAAACTCGACTCCAAATAGCTTCAGTGCACTTTTGTTTATCGATTTAGATCGTTTCAAGCAAGTGAATGCATCACTTGGAAATGAAATAGGAGATAGAATTCTAGTTGAATTTACGAAACGTGTCAGGCATATAACACCAAAGGATAGTATCTTGGCAAGGTATGGTGGAGACGAGTTCTTACTTGCACTTTCACATATTAAATCACATATAGATGCTGGCCAAATTGCTATTGAAATTATTAAAATGCTAAGCAAGCCATTTATAATAGATGATTTGGAAATTTATTTAACCGCTAGTATAGGAATCAGCTTTTTTCCTCAAGACGGACAAGAAATAGATGAACTTATTCACAAGGCAGATAAGGCAATGTACTTTGCTAAGCATAATGGCCGTAATCAATATGCATTTTACTTTGAAGAGTTGAAGAGAGATTCGAAAAGGCTGCTGTTATTGGAGGCTGAACTGAGAAAGGCGATACAAGCAAATGATTTCTCCGTCCATTACCAGCCTAAAGTTTCCTTGGAAACAAAAACCATTATTGGAGTAGAGGCTTTAGTAAGGTGGGAAAATGATCAGGTAGGTACTGTATCTCCAGCAGAGTTTATCCCACTTGCTGAAGAAACTGGCCTAATCATCCCATTAAGTGAGTTAATTATTAAAAAAGTATGTTTAGATATCCTTGAATGGAGAACACTTGATATTAGTAATATTTCAGTATCCATTAATATTGCATCTATACATTTTCAACAAGATAATTTTATTGAAAGAATAAACAACTTGGTAATGCAATATAATTGTAGTCCACAGCAGCTTGAATTAGAATTAACTGAGCGCACTATTATGAAGGATTCTAATAATATTATATCTAAGCTTATAAAGCTTAAAAGTAATGGATTTAAAATTTCTATTGATGATTTTGGGACAGGATACTCGTCCTTGAGTTATTTAAACCAATTTCCTATAAACTATTTAAAAATTGATAGAAGCTTTATTCAGCACATAACCACCTTAAAGGATAAACAAGCAATAGTGGAATCTATTATTTTAATGTCACATCGTTTGAATATTAAGGTTGTAGCTGAAGGTGTAGAAACGAAGGAACAAGTAGAAATTCTAAGGGAAATGAATTGCGATATTATCCAAGGATACTATTATAGCAAGCCAGTTCCAAGTAAAGGGCTAATGGATTTCTTAGAGTTATGGGAGATCCATAAGCAAGAAGGGAAGGTATAA
- the gpsB gene encoding cell division regulator GpsB — MEFKLKASDILEKEFKTGLRGYNQEEVDMFLDDIIQDYEAFEKKIIQLQQENKQLREELEEAPRKSVPVQPAAGATNFDILKRLSHLEKHVFGAKLYE; from the coding sequence ATGGAATTTAAACTTAAAGCTTCTGATATATTAGAAAAAGAATTTAAAACGGGTCTTAGAGGCTATAACCAAGAAGAAGTAGATATGTTTTTAGACGATATTATTCAAGACTACGAAGCGTTTGAAAAGAAAATCATTCAACTGCAGCAAGAAAACAAGCAACTTAGAGAAGAGCTAGAGGAAGCACCACGTAAATCTGTTCCCGTACAACCAGCAGCAGGTGCAACTAATTTTGATATTCTAAAAAGATTATCTCATTTAGAAAAACATGTATTTGGAGCTAAATTGTACGAATAA
- a CDS encoding ribonuclease H-like domain-containing protein produces MSYEKKLLEMKGLLKKNVPEKQPKKEVPEIALPFYTEQWKQAGLKLIKNEKGFFFLKETFYRKKHIHGTIGLDKLEEAISFMQERYPNHPLTVSPGNPFCFYDTETTGLKGTGVLIFLNGILKKAPGGYLLSQYVLVEPGQEAAFLLATEFWKDTQTIITYNGKSFDIPQLNTRWTMNRNNLPPLKDHEQIDLMHSSKRIWKGDLERFKLKQIEESKLGFTRKNDLPGHLAPIIYFDAVKQGDPTNLMRILKHNEWDILSLATLYTLSIDLLKKEESLETANTYTNIGKWFKDLKSKDASNKWFEFVVDQFSESETSVAYFYIGLHLKRQNLIEESVEAFEIALKEIDGKYRLKVLVELAKLYEHQKKDYQKALEKTQECLDYWSKTRMDSPKGFEGELLKREIRIKRKIDISRESAQPNKKRT; encoded by the coding sequence ATGTCATATGAGAAAAAACTATTAGAGATGAAGGGACTTCTGAAGAAGAATGTTCCCGAGAAACAGCCCAAAAAGGAAGTGCCAGAAATTGCACTTCCTTTTTATACAGAACAATGGAAACAAGCTGGTTTAAAGCTTATAAAAAACGAGAAGGGTTTTTTCTTTTTAAAAGAAACATTTTATCGTAAGAAGCATATACATGGAACTATTGGTTTGGATAAGCTGGAGGAGGCAATTTCCTTTATGCAAGAGAGATACCCAAATCATCCACTTACGGTTTCACCAGGTAATCCTTTTTGCTTCTATGATACAGAAACAACTGGGTTAAAAGGGACAGGTGTGCTCATTTTTTTAAATGGTATATTAAAAAAAGCGCCCGGGGGATACTTGCTTTCTCAATATGTGTTAGTAGAGCCTGGGCAGGAAGCAGCGTTTCTGTTAGCTACTGAATTTTGGAAAGATACACAAACTATTATTACTTATAATGGTAAGAGTTTCGATATTCCACAGTTAAATACTCGCTGGACGATGAATCGCAATAATCTTCCGCCATTAAAAGATCATGAGCAAATTGATTTAATGCATTCCTCCAAAAGAATATGGAAAGGTGATTTAGAGAGATTTAAACTAAAGCAAATAGAAGAGAGCAAACTGGGCTTTACAAGAAAAAATGATCTTCCAGGACACTTGGCACCCATTATTTATTTTGATGCAGTAAAACAAGGTGATCCTACTAATCTTATGAGAATTTTAAAGCATAACGAATGGGATATCTTATCACTTGCAACTCTCTATACTTTATCGATAGATCTTTTAAAAAAAGAAGAATCACTAGAAACTGCTAACACTTACACGAATATCGGTAAATGGTTTAAAGACCTAAAATCAAAAGATGCGAGCAATAAATGGTTTGAATTCGTCGTAGACCAATTTTCAGAAAGTGAAACAAGCGTCGCATACTTTTATATTGGGTTACATTTAAAAAGACAAAATCTAATAGAAGAAAGTGTAGAAGCATTCGAAATAGCTTTAAAGGAAATCGACGGGAAATATCGTCTAAAGGTTTTGGTGGAACTTGCAAAGCTTTATGAACATCAGAAGAAAGACTATCAAAAAGCATTAGAAAAAACGCAGGAATGCTTAGATTATTGGAGTAAGACTAGGATGGATTCTCCTAAAGGTTTTGAAGGTGAGCTTCTTAAGCGGGAAATAAGAATAAAAAGAAAAATAGATATTTCCCGGGAAAGCGCACAACCTAACAAAAAACGCACATAA
- a CDS encoding DEAD/DEAH box helicase — translation MLKNKSIAELLDDWRIDNNRFPQIEHIHTVEEKEAVYAPFPHQMHPSITNALKKRGVEQLYIHQRQAFDAASLGKSFTAITPTASGKSLCYHLPVLQSIMEDPTSRAIYLFPTKALAQDQKSDLNELIRESGEEILSYTYDGDTEPGIRQKIRKSGHIVLTNPDMLHSGILPHHTKWVSLFENLKYIIIDEIHTYKGVFGSHVAHVIRRLKRICEFYGSSPQFICTSATIKNPKELAENLTNESHLLINENGAPAGKKHFVFYNPPIVHPVFNVRRSAVLEVRDLAQELYVNGIQTIVFAKSRVRVEMLVTYLQALVSKKINDQSIRGYRGGYLPSERRDIEKGLRDGVIRTVVSTNALELGVDIGQLQACIMTGYPGNIASAWQQAGRAGRRQDEALIIYVAQSTALDQYVVKHPDYFLGQSPEEVRIHPDNMIILMDHLKCAAFELPFTTSDNYGEFSIQELLEFLESEGVLLKTADKWHWMSESFPASNVSLRSASQDNVIIIDQSVPTKTRVIGEMDLYSAMTLLHEEAIYLHQGTQFQVEKLDWEEKKAFVKEVDVDYFTDANIAIELKVLSEDKEKEADIGTLRFGDIIVLAQPTIFKKIKFDTHDNIGSGKIHLPPLELHTTSTWFSFDKPNDWSETLLSDAMTGVAYALHSFIPLFIHCDSKDIHVVPQVKSVNVEKPTFFMYDSYPGGIGLSERMFDLWNDLVPKVTEQVASCPCTGGCPACIGAQDAENNLKKEVIKLLHMLQVDRYVI, via the coding sequence ATGCTAAAAAACAAAAGTATAGCTGAGCTATTAGATGATTGGAGAATTGATAATAATCGATTTCCACAAATAGAGCATATCCATACTGTGGAGGAGAAAGAAGCCGTATATGCTCCTTTTCCACATCAAATGCATCCATCCATCACAAATGCTTTAAAAAAGCGAGGGGTGGAACAACTCTATATTCATCAAAGACAAGCCTTCGATGCTGCTTCCTTAGGGAAATCGTTTACTGCAATTACCCCCACCGCCTCTGGAAAATCTCTTTGTTATCATCTTCCCGTATTGCAATCTATTATGGAAGATCCCACCTCTCGAGCAATTTACTTATTTCCGACTAAAGCGTTAGCACAGGATCAGAAAAGTGATTTAAATGAATTGATTCGGGAAAGCGGGGAGGAGATTTTAAGTTATACCTATGATGGTGATACCGAGCCGGGAATACGCCAAAAGATTAGGAAATCAGGACATATAGTGCTGACCAATCCAGATATGCTGCACTCAGGTATTTTGCCGCACCATACAAAATGGGTTTCACTATTTGAAAACCTTAAATATATTATTATAGATGAAATTCATACATATAAAGGTGTATTTGGAAGCCATGTTGCACATGTCATTCGTAGATTAAAAAGAATCTGTGAATTTTATGGTAGTAGCCCTCAGTTTATTTGTACATCTGCCACGATTAAAAATCCTAAGGAGCTTGCTGAGAACTTAACAAACGAATCACATTTACTTATAAATGAGAACGGTGCACCTGCTGGAAAAAAACATTTTGTTTTTTATAATCCTCCGATTGTACATCCCGTTTTTAATGTGAGACGAAGTGCAGTATTAGAAGTGAGAGACCTTGCACAAGAGTTATATGTCAATGGAATTCAAACGATTGTTTTTGCTAAAAGCAGAGTAAGAGTAGAAATGCTAGTGACTTATTTGCAGGCTCTAGTAAGTAAAAAAATAAATGACCAATCTATTCGTGGTTATCGAGGCGGTTATTTACCTTCTGAACGACGAGATATTGAAAAAGGACTCCGGGATGGAGTAATTCGTACTGTAGTAAGCACAAATGCATTAGAACTAGGTGTAGATATTGGCCAGCTCCAAGCATGCATTATGACTGGATACCCTGGCAATATAGCTAGTGCATGGCAGCAGGCAGGACGAGCTGGGCGTAGGCAGGATGAAGCGCTCATAATTTATGTGGCGCAATCTACTGCCCTAGATCAATACGTAGTAAAGCATCCAGACTATTTTCTTGGACAATCACCGGAAGAGGTTCGAATTCATCCTGATAACATGATTATTTTGATGGATCATCTTAAATGTGCCGCTTTTGAGCTTCCTTTTACGACTAGCGACAATTATGGTGAATTTTCAATTCAGGAATTGCTAGAGTTCTTAGAAAGTGAAGGGGTTCTATTAAAAACAGCAGATAAATGGCATTGGATGTCCGAAAGCTTTCCTGCTAGTAATGTTAGTCTTCGTTCTGCCTCCCAAGACAATGTCATTATAATTGATCAGTCAGTACCTACTAAAACTCGAGTCATAGGAGAGATGGATCTTTATAGTGCGATGACCCTGCTTCACGAGGAAGCTATATACCTTCATCAAGGAACACAGTTTCAAGTAGAGAAATTAGATTGGGAAGAGAAAAAGGCATTTGTTAAAGAAGTGGACGTGGATTATTTTACAGATGCTAATATTGCAATCGAGCTAAAGGTGCTAAGTGAGGATAAGGAAAAAGAAGCTGATATTGGAACACTACGTTTTGGAGACATTATTGTTCTTGCTCAGCCGACCATCTTCAAAAAGATTAAGTTTGATACGCACGATAATATTGGATCAGGTAAAATACATTTACCGCCTTTAGAGCTTCACACTACATCCACTTGGTTTAGCTTTGATAAGCCAAATGACTGGTCGGAAACCTTGCTTTCAGATGCGATGACGGGTGTAGCATATGCTTTGCATTCATTTATACCATTATTTATTCATTGTGATTCTAAGGACATTCATGTAGTCCCACAAGTAAAATCAGTAAACGTGGAGAAGCCTACTTTCTTTATGTACGATAGCTATCCTGGCGGTATTGGTTTATCCGAGAGAATGTTTGACCTATGGAATGACTTAGTTCCAAAAGTTACAGAGCAAGTTGCGAGCTGCCCTTGTACTGGTGGGTGTCCAGCATGTATTGGAGCACAAGATGCTGAAAATAACTTAAAGAAAGAAGTTATAAAATTACTGCATATGCTACAGGTGGATCGTTATGTCATATGA
- a CDS encoding YppE family protein, with translation MSLTNVNKQLLIECDSCIERFHRFREEDREPDFFEEVKPYAYDIDELLNEWEQLVRPWIQLKRPKYVHPSQIDSLLESMRQFVVQSFYKATSKKRFLKSVHSSKYTLETILQALQEVGE, from the coding sequence TTGTCATTAACAAACGTAAATAAACAGCTGCTAATTGAATGTGATAGTTGTATAGAAAGGTTTCACCGTTTTCGTGAAGAAGACCGTGAACCGGATTTTTTTGAAGAAGTAAAGCCATATGCGTATGATATAGATGAATTACTGAATGAATGGGAGCAACTAGTACGTCCTTGGATCCAATTAAAGCGACCAAAATATGTACATCCGAGTCAAATTGATTCGTTACTTGAATCAATGAGACAATTTGTCGTACAGTCCTTTTATAAAGCCACTAGTAAAAAACGTTTTTTAAAGTCTGTACATTCTTCTAAATATACTTTAGAAACCATTCTTCAAGCGTTACAGGAGGTCGGGGAGTAA